A single region of the Pontibacter kalidii genome encodes:
- the porT gene encoding type IX secretion/gliding motility protein PorT/SprT: MAFTHIWHKLDLHRQKITFCGLFILGLLLCGTAQAQQKVNALNKPGYDERPVHYGFYLSLPLTKYNVHHSQEYVDRIAQGSDEAINPKNSLGFYTGLVLNVRLADYLDARFVPGVGFYSRTLEFTRVPTVEETEDVMFETISNTMIELPVLLKYKSKRRSNYRPYIVAGVKPGIDLGKGTNGAKVDNNLEVEKFDLALEYGIGVDIFYPYFKFAPELRFSHGLMNQHKLLSNSTYSRSIDKLTHHNVSLILFFE; the protein is encoded by the coding sequence ATGGCATTCACTCACATTTGGCATAAGCTCGATCTACACAGGCAAAAAATAACCTTTTGCGGCCTGTTTATACTTGGTCTGCTGCTATGCGGCACAGCCCAGGCCCAGCAAAAAGTAAACGCCCTGAACAAGCCCGGCTACGACGAGCGGCCCGTGCACTACGGTTTTTACCTGTCCCTGCCGCTCACCAAGTATAACGTGCATCACTCGCAGGAGTATGTTGACCGTATTGCGCAAGGTAGTGATGAAGCCATCAACCCCAAAAACTCCCTGGGCTTTTATACCGGTCTAGTGCTGAACGTGCGCCTGGCCGATTACCTGGATGCCCGCTTTGTGCCGGGGGTAGGGTTTTACAGCCGTACCCTAGAGTTTACCCGGGTGCCTACTGTTGAGGAAACGGAGGACGTCATGTTTGAGACGATCAGCAACACCATGATCGAGTTGCCGGTGCTGCTGAAGTATAAGTCCAAGCGCCGCTCCAACTACAGGCCTTACATCGTGGCAGGCGTTAAACCGGGTATCGATTTAGGAAAAGGTACTAATGGTGCTAAGGTTGATAATAACCTGGAGGTGGAGAAGTTTGACCTCGCGCTGGAGTATGGCATCGGCGTCGATATCTTTTACCCCTACTTTAAGTTTGCCCCGGAGCTGCGTTTCTCGCACGGCCTGATGAACCAGCATAAGCTTTTGTCAAATAGTACCTACAGCCGTTCTATCGACAAGCTGACCCATCACAACGTATCACTCATACTTTTCTTTGAATAA
- a CDS encoding SDR family NAD(P)-dependent oxidoreductase, with protein sequence MTRIALVTGATSGIGLATAIELAQKGYRIIATGRREERLQELQQKLGTDKVYPLVFDVRDREAVLEAVASLPDAWRKVEVLVNNAGNAHGLAPVQDGSLEDWDAMIDINVKGLLYVTKAVLPLLQEQGSGHIVNIGSIAGKEVYPNGNVYCASKHAVDALSKAMRMDLVQYGIKVSEINPGLVETEFSEVRFKGDVERAASVYKGFEPLQAQDIAELIAFIVTRPAHVNLAEVLVLPAAQASSTIVVKEQ encoded by the coding sequence ATGACCAGGATTGCATTAGTTACCGGGGCCACCTCAGGCATCGGGCTTGCCACTGCCATAGAGTTGGCGCAAAAAGGATACCGCATCATCGCAACGGGTCGCCGTGAGGAACGCCTGCAGGAGCTGCAGCAAAAGCTGGGTACTGACAAAGTATACCCGCTGGTGTTCGACGTGCGCGACAGGGAGGCGGTGCTGGAGGCCGTTGCTTCGTTGCCGGATGCGTGGCGGAAGGTGGAGGTGCTGGTGAACAATGCCGGAAACGCCCATGGCCTGGCGCCGGTACAGGATGGCTCTTTGGAAGACTGGGACGCCATGATAGACATTAACGTAAAAGGGCTGCTGTACGTGACCAAAGCTGTGCTGCCGCTGCTGCAGGAGCAGGGCAGCGGCCATATTGTCAACATCGGCTCTATTGCCGGCAAGGAAGTGTATCCGAACGGTAACGTGTACTGCGCCTCCAAGCATGCTGTGGATGCCCTATCTAAGGCGATGCGCATGGACCTGGTGCAGTATGGCATTAAGGTATCAGAGATAAACCCGGGGCTGGTAGAGACGGAGTTCTCGGAGGTCCGCTTTAAGGGAGACGTTGAGCGCGCTGCCTCGGTGTACAAGGGTTTCGAGCCGCTGCAGGCCCAGGATATTGCCGAGTTGATCGCTTTTATCGTGACGCGCCCTGCGCATGTGAATTTGGCGGAGGTGCTGGTGCTGCCTGCTGCCCAGGCTTCATCTACCATTGTGGTGAAAGAGCAGTAA
- a CDS encoding TonB-dependent receptor, which produces MRKYLLLILWLFALSAGQAQSQNASISGKVTSPKGQALELLTVALEGTVLGTNTNAAGEFTISNIKPGTYTLRVGGVGYKAVRQPVTLNAGDNLNLSFTVEPSTSSLDEVVVSASRTVETLDETPASVYVLDSRTLQVQSQISTDLSNILANTVPGLALNSNTTSNVGQTLRGRNALVMVDGIPQSTPLRNGSRDVRTIDPSAIERVEIVKGATAVYGNGADGGLINYITKQPNTSKPFSAYTSLTGTGMLFHPDESLGGRISQQFTGKIENFDYVASGTYEKTGVLRDGEGEVISPVYGLGETKMYNGFAKAGYNFSSDHRVEAMYNYFGSRQNSDYVLQEGVYGVTPSIGVKGEVQGEPEGTKYNHNAQLRYIGKNLSLNTSMELSAYLQDFYTVYGYTPYFEGGGQSTIKSAKHGVRLNLNTPFSISSDVEGSVVYGADYLNDVTSQPLVDGRTWVPEMDLKNLAPYAQLQLNILQHLNFKAGYRFDNVSINVDDFQQLVLASGAGGDYVQGGELKFNASTFNAGLRYSALEYFKPFISYSQGFSMIDVGRYVRSAKEDFISQMDLEPVIVNNYEAGFHSQIGIASFSGAYYISTSKLGANLIANEAGVYEIERAPERVEGFEALVDLFISQKITLGANASYSEGKADINNNGEYNDTEDKYLTSLRIPPFKFTSYLNLTPVNNLSVNLQWVYSGERDRFEPNAKGGYSSGQGPVEAFNVFNVAASYQATEKLSLNLGVENLLDKAYYLPQAYWYGRHDNFTRANGARFQLGAAYKW; this is translated from the coding sequence ATGCGAAAGTATCTACTCCTGATTCTCTGGCTTTTTGCTTTGTCCGCTGGGCAGGCGCAAAGCCAAAACGCCAGCATCAGCGGCAAGGTAACCTCACCGAAAGGGCAGGCCCTGGAGCTGCTGACGGTAGCTCTGGAGGGCACCGTGCTCGGAACAAACACCAATGCGGCCGGCGAGTTCACCATCAGCAACATCAAACCGGGCACCTATACTTTGCGCGTGGGAGGCGTGGGCTATAAGGCCGTGCGCCAGCCGGTAACCCTTAACGCCGGCGATAACTTAAACCTCAGCTTCACGGTAGAGCCCAGCACCAGCTCTCTGGATGAAGTAGTGGTGTCGGCGAGCCGCACGGTGGAAACGCTGGACGAGACCCCCGCCTCAGTGTACGTGCTGGATTCGCGCACGCTGCAGGTGCAGTCGCAGATCAGCACTGACCTGTCTAACATACTCGCCAACACCGTGCCCGGCTTGGCGCTTAACAGCAACACCACCAGCAACGTAGGCCAAACCCTGCGCGGCCGCAATGCCTTGGTTATGGTGGACGGCATTCCGCAGTCTACGCCCTTGCGCAACGGCAGCCGCGATGTGCGCACCATCGACCCAAGCGCCATTGAGCGTGTGGAAATAGTAAAGGGAGCCACCGCCGTGTATGGCAACGGGGCCGACGGCGGCCTGATCAACTACATCACCAAGCAACCTAACACCAGCAAACCGTTTAGCGCCTATACTTCACTTACCGGCACCGGCATGCTCTTTCATCCGGATGAATCATTGGGCGGCCGTATTTCCCAGCAGTTTACCGGTAAGATTGAAAACTTCGACTACGTAGCCAGCGGCACCTATGAGAAAACCGGCGTGCTGCGCGACGGCGAGGGTGAGGTAATCTCCCCGGTATATGGCCTGGGCGAGACAAAGATGTACAACGGCTTTGCCAAGGCGGGCTATAATTTCAGCTCCGACCACCGCGTAGAAGCCATGTACAACTACTTCGGCAGCCGCCAGAACTCTGACTACGTGCTACAGGAGGGCGTATATGGCGTGACGCCTTCTATCGGCGTAAAGGGCGAAGTACAGGGCGAGCCGGAGGGCACCAAGTATAACCATAACGCCCAGCTGCGTTACATCGGCAAGAATCTCTCCCTGAACACAAGTATGGAGCTGAGCGCCTACCTGCAAGACTTTTATACCGTCTACGGCTATACGCCCTACTTCGAGGGCGGCGGGCAGTCTACCATTAAATCAGCAAAACACGGGGTGCGCCTGAACCTGAACACACCTTTTAGCATCAGCAGTGATGTAGAAGGCAGCGTGGTGTATGGTGCCGATTATCTGAACGACGTTACTTCACAGCCACTGGTGGACGGCCGCACTTGGGTACCGGAAATGGACCTGAAGAACCTGGCGCCTTACGCTCAGTTGCAGCTCAACATCCTGCAGCACCTGAACTTTAAGGCCGGTTACCGTTTCGATAACGTGTCTATCAACGTGGATGATTTCCAGCAGTTGGTGCTGGCCAGCGGCGCCGGCGGCGATTATGTGCAGGGCGGCGAGCTGAAGTTCAATGCCAGTACCTTTAATGCCGGCCTCCGCTACTCTGCCCTAGAGTACTTCAAGCCCTTCATTAGCTACTCACAAGGGTTCTCCATGATCGATGTGGGCCGTTATGTACGCAGCGCCAAGGAGGACTTCATCTCGCAGATGGACCTGGAGCCGGTGATTGTGAACAACTACGAAGCCGGTTTCCACAGCCAGATCGGCATTGCCTCTTTCAGCGGCGCCTACTACATAAGCACCTCCAAGCTGGGCGCCAACCTGATTGCCAACGAGGCCGGTGTATACGAAATAGAGCGTGCGCCCGAGCGTGTGGAAGGCTTTGAGGCTTTGGTAGACCTGTTCATCTCTCAAAAGATCACGCTGGGGGCCAATGCCTCTTACAGCGAGGGCAAGGCCGACATCAACAACAACGGCGAGTATAACGACACCGAAGACAAATACCTAACCAGTCTGCGCATCCCGCCCTTCAAATTTACCTCATACCTCAACCTGACACCGGTAAACAACCTAAGCGTGAACCTGCAGTGGGTTTACTCCGGCGAGCGTGATCGCTTTGAGCCAAACGCCAAAGGAGGCTATTCCTCCGGTCAGGGACCGGTAGAGGCATTCAATGTGTTCAACGTGGCCGCCTCTTACCAGGCCACCGAGAAACTGAGCCTGAACCTGGGCGTGGAGAACCTGCTCGACAAGGCCTACTACCTGCCGCAGGCCTACTGGTACGGCCGCCACGACAACTTTACAAGAGCTAACGGCGCCAGGTTCCAGTTGGGGGCTGCCTATAAGTGGTAA
- a CDS encoding PepSY-associated TM helix domain-containing protein: MKRRVKRTFSIHHWCGLIAGIFILVISLSGVILVFDDDIDEAMFASHSQLERPASSLQVDKSIGWVRAENPGWDIRVPSLPASPNEALLYELRQGQLRRWLFVHSETGERLHTVGQAHNRFSYVVLNIHYNLLSGTPGKIVVLLVGVALLFLTITGFILYRRSVIKVLTFRQKISFSSRRSMFSGLHRVVGVWALAFNLLMCVTGLSLAITVVNAALKGGPKEVAVPEITASVDAALAEARAAYPDFEITYLRFPVNEEGKIQLLGRLHSDPSYYGRFYSKLQADYTTGELGAPYFVRDQPWLDRFLTSLHPIHFGDFAGLFVQLLYAFFGLMPGILSISGFAIWYYRQPQQEPKPVQRRRMKVVRQ; the protein is encoded by the coding sequence TTGAAGAGACGCGTAAAACGTACATTTTCCATTCACCATTGGTGCGGACTGATAGCCGGGATATTCATCCTGGTTATCAGCCTTTCTGGTGTTATACTTGTTTTTGATGATGACATCGACGAGGCCATGTTCGCCAGCCACTCGCAGCTGGAAAGGCCCGCCTCGTCGCTTCAGGTGGATAAATCGATCGGCTGGGTGAGGGCGGAAAACCCGGGCTGGGACATACGCGTGCCGTCGCTTCCGGCCTCGCCCAACGAGGCGCTGCTGTATGAGCTGCGGCAGGGGCAGCTGCGCAGGTGGCTCTTTGTACACTCTGAGACCGGCGAGAGACTTCATACGGTGGGCCAGGCGCACAATCGTTTCTCTTACGTGGTGCTCAACATCCACTACAACCTGCTCTCGGGCACGCCGGGTAAGATTGTGGTGCTGCTGGTGGGCGTGGCGCTGCTTTTCCTCACCATCACCGGGTTTATACTTTACCGCCGGTCTGTTATAAAGGTGCTCACTTTCCGGCAGAAGATCAGCTTTAGCAGCCGCCGCAGTATGTTCTCCGGCCTGCACCGCGTGGTGGGGGTATGGGCGCTGGCGTTTAACCTGCTGATGTGCGTCACCGGTCTGTCACTGGCTATTACGGTGGTAAATGCTGCCCTGAAGGGAGGCCCGAAAGAAGTAGCCGTGCCGGAGATAACCGCCTCCGTAGATGCGGCTTTGGCAGAGGCGCGCGCCGCATATCCTGATTTCGAGATCACCTACCTCCGCTTCCCGGTTAACGAGGAGGGGAAGATACAGCTGCTGGGCCGCCTGCACTCCGACCCCTCCTACTACGGCAGGTTCTACAGTAAGCTACAGGCAGACTATACCACCGGCGAGCTGGGTGCGCCATACTTTGTCCGCGACCAGCCCTGGCTCGACCGCTTCCTCACCTCGCTGCACCCCATCCACTTCGGCGACTTTGCCGGGCTGTTCGTGCAGCTGCTCTATGCCTTTTTCGGGTTGATGCCGGGCATACTTTCCATCTCCGGCTTCGCGATCTGGTACTACCGTCAGCCACAGCAGGAGCCAAAACCAGTGCAGAGAAGAAGGATGAAAGTGGTAAGGCAGTAG
- a CDS encoding DUF5686 and carboxypeptidase-like regulatory domain-containing protein, whose protein sequence is MQRYIVFFLLILASLVSHAQTRISGQVTDAATGEALPFVGIFVKNSSIGTSTDVEGKYSIRLSTTPDSLTAAFVGYLPLTLPVQKGVAVQTLDFKLRTNAQQLQEVVIRPGENPAWPIMRRVMENKNANDKRKLTAYQYEAYTKMQFDVDNVGQQKGKGVVGKAITSLVDSQMYLAGEDGKKLLPFFISESLSDFYYTRDPKRNKEIIKATKVTGIGLQDGTLVSQVIGSSYQDYNFYQNWVSVLQKNFISPIADGWKGYYNYELEDSTYIGDDWCYELSFKQKRPQDLAFNGRMWVTADGYALRKLEATVSKSANINFVEGIALKQELQQVGEKAWMPAGTEVKIKIVGLTPKRPGILAKVYTSYRDVVVNQPEETTFFDKPVELLAGADRQAADFWEQRRHDTLSVADQQVYATINALRETPKVKRFTEVVTVLGTGYKSFGKVSWGPWPYTYAYNDVEGHRFQMGGKTNINFSNKLELRGYAAYGTDDQKYKYSLGGRYIFSRKRWSEVGFTHSEDLGQVGLMSDKLESSPFFLGFSRFGELRRPIMVRETNLYLQRDVLRGVTERISLRKRYFNPQYDFAYYKNGPDKPDDISSSFTSTEVSFLTRYAKDEVYVENDNERISLGSGSYPVLSLKYTLGLNNALGSTVDYQRVDLGVEQEFVMGRLGNALYRLEAGRIFSPVPYPLLEVHTGNETPFYYDATYNLMDYFEFASDTYAALHYEQYFEGLLFNRLPLIKKLKWRVLGSANILYGSLSQSNQNLMPELTPAGNRQESFKQLGHTPYVELGYGIENIFKVLRVDAFHRLTHLDEGTRKFGLKFSVQFKL, encoded by the coding sequence TTGCAAAGATATATTGTTTTCTTCCTGCTGATACTTGCCTCCCTGGTGAGCCACGCGCAAACCCGTATTTCGGGACAGGTAACGGATGCCGCGACGGGCGAGGCCCTTCCTTTTGTGGGCATCTTCGTTAAGAATTCCTCTATTGGTACTTCCACGGATGTGGAGGGCAAGTATAGCATCCGTCTATCCACCACGCCCGACTCCCTGACGGCTGCCTTTGTGGGATACCTGCCGCTCACGCTGCCGGTGCAGAAGGGGGTGGCCGTGCAGACGCTGGACTTTAAGCTGCGCACCAACGCGCAGCAGCTGCAGGAGGTGGTGATCCGCCCCGGCGAAAACCCGGCCTGGCCCATCATGCGCCGCGTGATGGAAAACAAAAATGCCAACGATAAGCGCAAGCTTACCGCTTACCAATACGAGGCCTACACTAAAATGCAGTTCGATGTGGACAACGTGGGGCAGCAAAAAGGCAAGGGCGTCGTGGGCAAGGCCATCACCTCGCTGGTAGACTCGCAAATGTACCTGGCCGGCGAGGATGGCAAAAAGCTACTACCGTTCTTTATCTCCGAGTCCCTCTCTGATTTTTACTATACCCGCGACCCGAAGCGAAACAAGGAGATCATCAAAGCCACAAAGGTAACAGGCATAGGCCTGCAGGACGGTACGCTGGTCTCGCAGGTGATCGGCAGCAGCTACCAGGACTATAACTTCTACCAGAATTGGGTGAGCGTGCTGCAGAAGAACTTTATCAGCCCGATTGCCGACGGCTGGAAGGGCTACTACAACTACGAACTGGAGGACAGCACCTACATCGGCGACGACTGGTGCTACGAGCTAAGCTTTAAACAGAAGCGCCCGCAGGACCTGGCCTTTAACGGCCGCATGTGGGTTACGGCGGATGGCTACGCGCTGCGCAAGCTGGAGGCTACTGTCAGTAAATCAGCCAACATCAACTTTGTGGAGGGTATTGCCCTGAAGCAGGAGCTGCAGCAGGTGGGGGAGAAGGCCTGGATGCCGGCTGGCACGGAGGTGAAGATCAAGATCGTGGGCCTTACACCGAAGCGCCCGGGCATATTAGCCAAGGTGTATACTTCTTACCGGGATGTGGTGGTGAACCAGCCCGAGGAGACGACCTTCTTCGATAAGCCGGTGGAGCTACTGGCCGGGGCCGACAGGCAGGCAGCGGATTTCTGGGAGCAGCGCCGCCACGATACCCTCAGTGTAGCCGACCAGCAGGTATACGCCACCATCAACGCCCTCCGCGAAACGCCCAAAGTGAAGCGCTTTACAGAAGTGGTGACGGTGCTGGGTACCGGCTACAAGAGTTTTGGGAAGGTAAGTTGGGGGCCTTGGCCGTATACGTATGCTTACAACGACGTGGAGGGGCACCGCTTTCAGATGGGCGGCAAGACCAACATCAACTTCAGCAACAAACTGGAGCTGCGCGGGTATGCAGCCTACGGCACCGACGACCAGAAGTATAAATATAGCCTGGGCGGGCGCTATATCTTCAGCCGCAAGCGCTGGAGCGAAGTTGGGTTTACGCACTCGGAGGATCTGGGGCAGGTGGGGTTGATGTCAGATAAACTCGAGTCGAGCCCGTTCTTCCTGGGCTTTTCCAGGTTTGGGGAGCTACGCCGCCCGATCATGGTGCGCGAGACCAACTTATACCTGCAGCGCGACGTGCTGCGCGGCGTGACCGAGCGCATCAGCCTGCGCAAACGCTATTTTAACCCGCAGTACGATTTTGCCTACTACAAGAATGGGCCCGACAAGCCCGATGATATCTCCAGCAGTTTTACCTCCACGGAGGTAAGCTTCCTGACGCGCTACGCCAAAGATGAGGTGTACGTGGAGAACGACAACGAGCGCATCAGCCTGGGCAGCGGCAGTTATCCGGTGCTGAGCCTGAAGTATACGCTAGGGCTTAACAACGCCTTGGGCTCTACGGTGGATTACCAGCGCGTGGACCTGGGGGTGGAGCAGGAGTTCGTGATGGGCCGCCTGGGCAATGCGCTCTACAGGCTGGAGGCTGGCAGGATCTTCTCGCCGGTGCCGTACCCGCTGCTGGAGGTGCACACCGGCAACGAAACCCCCTTCTACTACGACGCCACCTATAACCTGATGGATTACTTTGAGTTCGCCAGCGATACCTATGCCGCGCTGCACTACGAGCAGTATTTCGAGGGGCTGCTGTTCAACCGGCTGCCGCTCATCAAGAAGCTCAAGTGGCGTGTTTTGGGCTCGGCCAACATCCTCTACGGCAGCCTCAGCCAAAGTAACCAGAACCTGATGCCGGAGCTAACACCCGCAGGTAATCGGCAGGAGTCGTTTAAGCAGCTGGGGCACACGCCCTACGTAGAGTTGGGCTATGGCATTGAGAACATCTTTAAAGTGCTTCGTGTGGATGCTTTCCACCGCCTCACCCACCTGGACGAGGGGACCCGGAAGTTTGGGCTCAAGTTCTCGGTGCAGTTTAAGCTGTAG
- a CDS encoding OmpA family protein — MKKTLVTLGCTAALVAIFSVSSHAQFDIGNKVKNKLNQKVDQKIDKTIDESLDGKKKKTAATGDVAADDGGSSAAAKTPETRMKAWTKYDFVPGDKVMFSDNLAGEEVGEFPSRWDLNKGNAEVAVLGDEKVISLVQSGTSIHPLMKGEQWLPETFTIEMDVFFDSDNPNVAYYIFLVDDMKSYNTEVNGDFWDPIDVRATQVKLKTFGSESEELAAKEVKNQWRHVAISFNKRSMKVYLDEHRLINIPNVNGKPTGLRIEVDKRVDANTMVKNVMIAQGGKKLYDQVMTDGKIVTYGIKFDVNQATIRPESVGTLASIAKLMQDEPSLKFTVEGHTDSDGDENTNLKLSQQRAEAVKSYLVEQGIAEDRLAAKGLGESRPLDKNSTPEAKSNNRRVEFVKL; from the coding sequence ATGAAAAAAACATTAGTAACACTCGGATGCACGGCAGCCCTGGTAGCCATTTTTTCCGTCTCTTCTCACGCCCAGTTCGATATCGGCAACAAGGTCAAAAATAAGCTGAACCAGAAAGTGGATCAGAAGATCGACAAGACGATTGATGAGTCGCTGGACGGCAAAAAGAAGAAGACAGCTGCCACTGGTGATGTAGCAGCCGATGACGGAGGCAGTAGTGCTGCTGCCAAAACACCGGAAACCAGAATGAAGGCCTGGACCAAGTATGATTTCGTGCCGGGCGATAAGGTGATGTTCTCCGATAACTTGGCCGGCGAGGAAGTGGGCGAGTTTCCGTCGCGCTGGGACCTGAACAAGGGCAATGCCGAAGTAGCCGTGCTGGGCGATGAAAAGGTTATCAGCCTGGTACAGTCAGGCACCAGCATTCACCCGCTGATGAAAGGGGAGCAGTGGCTGCCGGAAACCTTTACCATAGAAATGGATGTGTTCTTCGACAGCGATAACCCCAACGTGGCCTATTACATATTTCTGGTGGATGACATGAAAAGCTATAACACCGAGGTCAATGGTGATTTTTGGGACCCTATTGATGTAAGGGCAACTCAAGTAAAGCTTAAAACCTTTGGCTCAGAGTCGGAGGAACTGGCGGCTAAGGAAGTGAAGAACCAGTGGCGGCACGTGGCCATCTCGTTTAACAAGCGCAGCATGAAAGTATACCTTGACGAGCACCGCCTGATCAACATACCCAACGTGAACGGCAAGCCCACCGGTCTGCGCATTGAGGTGGACAAGCGGGTGGACGCCAACACCATGGTGAAAAACGTGATGATTGCTCAGGGAGGCAAAAAGCTCTACGACCAGGTAATGACCGACGGCAAAATCGTGACCTACGGCATTAAGTTCGACGTGAACCAGGCCACTATCCGGCCGGAGTCGGTGGGCACGCTGGCAAGTATAGCCAAACTGATGCAGGACGAGCCATCGCTTAAGTTTACGGTTGAGGGCCACACCGACAGCGACGGCGATGAGAACACCAACCTGAAACTGAGCCAGCAGCGGGCCGAGGCCGTGAAATCATACCTGGTAGAGCAAGGCATAGCCGAAGACAGGCTGGCTGCCAAAGGCCTCGGCGAGTCGAGGCCGCTCGACAAGAACAGCACCCCAGAGGCCAAATCAAATAACCGGCGGGTGGAGTTCGTGAAGTTGTAA